The Brassica napus cultivar Da-Ae unplaced genomic scaffold, Da-Ae ScsIHWf_291;HRSCAF=478, whole genome shotgun sequence genome contains a region encoding:
- the LOC125602616 gene encoding uncharacterized protein LOC125602616, translating to MRHHLIEGLKDQYMTIENPLDLWNALRHRYDHQKMVLLPKARHDWMHLRFMDFKSVDEYNSALFKIVSILRLCGEEVSDVMMLEKTYTTFNQSNSVLQQQYRTKGFATYTDLISCLLLAEANNELLMKNSGARPAGTAPLPEAHDIEKKDPKEIYYAQDNRKPYGHSRGGYRGRRRDNHNGRDSYSTGRRGNHNNRGRGSNYGRGRGSYGRGRGGISKPSYTSKSLCHRCGMDNHWAKNCRTPKHLDNKDDQMDFETSDCLKD from the exons atgcgccatcatctcattgaaggtcttaaagatcagtacatgacgATTGAGAATCCATTGGACCTTTGGAATGCTTTAAGGcacagatatgatcaccaaaagatggtgttgcttccaaaggcaagGCACGATTGGATGCATCTCAGATTCATGGActtcaagtccgtggatgagtacAACTCGGCCTTGTTCAAAATCGTCTCAATACTAAGACTGTGTGGTGAAGAAGTATCTGATGTTatgatgcttgaaaagacctaTACGACTTTCAATCAGTCGAATTCTGTACTGCAGCAGCAGTATAGAACAAAAGGTTTTgccacatacactgatctgatctcctGTCTACTCTTGGCCGAGGCAAATAATGAGCTTCTCATGAAGAACAGTGGAGCTAGACCGGCCGGGACAGCACCATTACCCGAAGCCCATGACattgaaaagaaagatcccaagGAAATCTACTATGCCCAAGACAACAGGAAACCATACGGTCATAGCCGTGGTGGGTACAGGGGGCGTAGACGTGACAACCATAATGGTCGAGATAGCTACTCAACCGGCCGTAggggaaaccacaataaccgtggtcgtggttccaattacggtCGGGGCCGAGGGAGTTATGGCCGTGGACGAGGTGGtatatccaaaccatcttacacgtccaaGTCCTTATGTCACAGATGCGGGATGGACAatcattgggccaagaactgcAGAACTCCAAAGCACTT AGACAACAAGGATGATCAAATGGATTTTGAAACTTCTGATTGTCTAAAGGACTAG